From Rhodoferax sp. AJA081-3, the proteins below share one genomic window:
- a CDS encoding aromatic ring-hydroxylating dioxygenase subunit alpha, whose translation MFLKNAWYVASTPDELTDKPLGRTICGENIAFYRGEANRVAAVENFCPHRGAPLSLGKVCDGKLVCGYHGLEMGCDGKTIAMPGQRVRGFPAIKSYAVVERHGFVWVWPGDAALASPDTIPHLEWHNNPAWAYGGGLFHIQCDYRLMIDNLMDLTHETYVHANSIGQKEIDEVPCKTTVEGDQVITSRFMHNITAPPFWQMALRGNNLADDVPVDRWQICRFTPPSNVMIEVGVAHAGKGGYDAAPEHKANSIVVDFITPETATSIHYFWGMARQFNPADQALTASIREGQGKIFSEDLEMLELQQKNLLAHPGRALLMLNIDAGGVQSRKVLDRLIAQQQAATAASTTY comes from the coding sequence TTGTTTCTCAAAAATGCCTGGTATGTCGCCAGCACCCCTGACGAGTTAACCGACAAGCCGCTGGGGCGCACCATCTGTGGCGAGAACATCGCCTTCTACCGGGGCGAAGCCAACCGTGTGGCCGCGGTGGAAAACTTTTGTCCACACCGTGGCGCACCGTTGTCATTGGGCAAGGTCTGCGACGGCAAGCTGGTCTGTGGTTACCACGGCCTGGAGATGGGTTGTGATGGCAAGACCATTGCCATGCCGGGCCAACGTGTGCGCGGCTTTCCGGCCATAAAAAGTTACGCCGTGGTCGAGCGCCATGGCTTCGTTTGGGTCTGGCCGGGTGACGCAGCGCTGGCTAGCCCTGACACCATCCCCCATCTGGAATGGCACAACAACCCCGCGTGGGCCTATGGCGGCGGCCTGTTCCACATCCAGTGTGACTACCGGCTGATGATCGACAACCTGATGGACCTGACCCACGAGACCTATGTGCACGCCAACAGCATCGGCCAGAAAGAGATTGACGAGGTGCCGTGCAAAACCACGGTAGAGGGCGACCAGGTCATCACCAGCCGCTTCATGCACAACATCACGGCGCCGCCGTTCTGGCAGATGGCGCTGCGTGGCAACAACCTGGCGGACGATGTGCCGGTGGACCGTTGGCAGATCTGCCGTTTTACGCCGCCCAGCAACGTGATGATCGAGGTCGGCGTGGCGCATGCCGGCAAGGGGGGGTATGACGCCGCGCCCGAGCACAAGGCAAACAGCATCGTGGTGGACTTCATCACGCCCGAGACGGCGACTTCCATCCACTATTTCTGGGGCATGGCTCGCCAGTTCAATCCTGCGGACCAGGCCCTCACCGCGTCCATCCGCGAAGGGCAGGGCAAGATCTTCAGCGAAGACTTGGAGATGCTGGAGCTGCAGCAGAAGAATCTGCTGGCCCACCCCGGGCGCGCCTTGCTGATGCTCAATATCGACGCCGGTGGCGTGCAGTCGCGCAAGGTGCTGGATCGACTGATTGCGCAGCAGCAGGCGGCCACCGCCGCAAGCACCACGTACTGA